CATCATCACCTTCACCAACCCTGCAGGCTACAACCACCAAACCTAATCCTAACATCGTCAGCAATGTCACTGCCAGAATTCTGGTTTTATGTACAGATATACACCCACGTGTCCATTTTTCATGCCAAACAACACTTGGGTCTCTAATTCTATAAATAAGTAGACTATATTACTTAATAAAAATAGTCCACGTTTCTCAAAAAACATTACTTATCTAGCATATCCCTTCCCTTTTGAGTTGACCGGAACTAGCGAGGTCTTGTTGCCAAACCAAGAGGGATTGCATTTGATCCTGAAACCATTGTTCGATGACCAAACCCGCCTCTGTGTCCTTGGGGGCGAAATTTAGCACCAGAACCTAACACACAAGAAACAATAATGTTCAAATTGTAATCATCCACTTCTGACTTAGGATGGATTAGGAGAAAAGTTACCTCCAAAGCCACTAGATGAGGCTAAAGTAGACAACGCAGGGGTGACAATCTGCCCTGCTTCTCGCAGTATCTTTATAAGATCTCTGGCATGTTTCGCATTCTCGTGAGTAAAGAATGTGAATGCAGTTCCCTTAGCACCAGCACGACCCGTTCGCCCTATCCTGTGGACGTAGTCCTCGAGGCTTGATGGAAAATCATAGTTGATCACACATTTTATATCTTTCACATCTACAGAAAATATGGAAgttagataaaataaaatatgggGGCATGGATAAAACTGCAGAAAACCTTATCCCTGCACTCTTAAGATCTGATAGACCAAAAGTATGATAACACATTCATTACTACATAAATGTGCCCACCTTAACTTTGCAGGGATAAGTAGCAGCTGTCACCACGACGACTTCCATACCAACAATGCATTAATGAATGAGTCAACCAGGCTGCAAAAACAACCAGCTCCTTAATTGTGGATGGGTACCGACTGAATACTTGGATAACTATAGAGGACCAAAATAAGTTAAATAACTATCTCACGCATCTCAATGAAATGATCTTTTTAAGTAACATCAAAGTCTCTGCTTCCTCGTTATCCTTTACCGACCCATTGGTACAGAGGATTTACAAATCTTTAATGTATAGTGAATAGGATTTCCCTCCCCTTTAACCTGGAAAAGAACATCATTGATAAACCTCAAAATAGCATCATCTTTGCGTTCATATGACATTCATGCCATGACTTGATAATGTACTAGCAGCCAGTAAGAAAAGGGGGTGGCTCTATTTCTTTTAAACCAAACCTTCTTCCTTCACCATACGACACCACCACTACCCCAGAGGATGCAAAAAGAAAAGCCCAAAAGACGTAGCATGTAAACTAAACCTATGTCACAGTGGGGGGAATCAAAAGGATCTCATTAGTCCAAAGAAAGAAACCAAAAGCATATGCAGTTTCAAATGGGAGACGACACCAAGCAGTCTCACATTAACAATCATCATGCTGCACATTGCACGACAGAACTTTTCTCTGAACCCAAGCCACAAATTATATTCAGGAACTGGAAAGCAGCTGGCCGACTCAttagaatttgaaaatgaaCACGCAAGGCCTCGTTTGATAAAcattttgtttttggttcttAAGAAGTAAGCTTCTAAACATAACTTCCATTTATGAGTTTCTATATTTTGCTATCCATTTTCTACCAATGTTTTCAAAACCAAGTCaaattttgaagatttttttttttaaatcttgtttttgtttttggaagtttacaaagaaatcaaatgtatgTATTTTACGAAAGATGAAAACAACACCAAGAAAATTGGAGAATCAAGCATAAActtcaaaaatagaaaactaaaaCGAATTTGTTATCAAACAGGGCCTAGATTAAAACCTAAAACACCTGACATGTAGTAATCCTACCAAGCCCTCTTGCAGCCACATCCGTGGCTGTCATTATTGGGTTTCTCCCACTTTTAAATTCGGACAAAACCAAGTCCCTTTCAGCCTGCTTTTTGTCACCGTGAATGGATAGAGCTGGCCATCCATCCATTCTCAATTGCCTCGTTACTTTATCACAGCCCTTTTTTGTTTCCACAAAAATCAGAATACGACTACCATCCATCACTTCTACGAGCAATTTTATTAACCTGCATGAAAAAAATATGCTAAATGTAAAAATAGGAAGAGAATCTCCCTGGTTGTGTGTTCACATGTTTTGTAGAATAACACAAACTTTTAACAAACCTTCTATATTTCTCAGCCTCTGGCAAAACTTCAACAACTTGGTTTATGGACTGGTTAGCTTTAAGATCTGATGAACCAATAATCACCTGATATATCACATCACAGCATTTAATTGTCATTATCTGTTTCTATAACATTAACAACAACAGAGGATATGGAAGCAGAGTGATAATTGACACAAAGGGATTTTCAATATAACCTTATATGCATTACGTAAAAATTGTCTAGCCAATTTCTCAACCTCCCTTGGCCATGTGGCACTCCAATATAATGTCTGCCTATCAGGTCGGATCTGTAAAGAGAAAAATGCTCTTAGACAGAGTTGATAATCGAGTACTACATGATAATAAACAGGATCTTCTTTTAAAGAGCTCTTAAAAGAACGTTTTTTAATTCCACATTCAGAATAATTTGAGAACTGATCACTGCATCACAATAAATGGAAAATTTTCCACAAGCACCATCGAAACTGTAAAGTTTGTCAAGCGCTCCCAACTAGAGCCGTAAATAACAGTAATTGTAAGTCTTCATATAGTGAAGGAAGTGGGGGTGGAATATCATACTTGGCTAACGATTGTCCTTATTTGAGGCTCAAATCCCATGTCCAGCATTCTATCTGCTTCATCTAAAACAAGGTAAGTCACTCGCCGCAAGTTCGTGTGGCCAGCTTCCAGCATATCTATGAGCCGACCAGGTGTAGCAATAACAATCTCAACACCTGAGAGAGACAATGAAGTTGCTAAATTACTGCAAGTAACAAACAACAAACAGAGTAAAAAACAGTTCATTCAACACAATTACCATTTTTGAGATCACGAATTTGAGGCCCTTTCGGTGCCCCACCATAAACGCAAGTACTTCTAATATTAGCACGCAGTCCGAATTTAGTAGCCTCTTGCTGAATTTGAACAGCTAATTCTCTGGTGGGTGCTAACACCAACACGATGGGACCTTCACCATGCGCTGGATGAATGTAGATGGAGAACAAATTATCACAACGTTAATGGTCGAAAGAAGagtggcaaaaaaaaaaaaaaagaaatttaaggtTGAAAATCTGTAATATAACACTGACATAAACGAGGCTGGGCACTAATGTGTATTAACGCTGGAAGTAGATAGGCAAGAGTCTTCCCAGAGCCAGTTTCGGCAATGCCAATCAAATCTCTTCCTTTTAAGGCCATCGGCCATCCTTGAGCCTGAATTGGAGTTGGCTCAACAAATCCCAATTTCGCAATTACATCAAGGCAGTAAGCTAACAAACGAAATAAAGAAACAATCAACAAGTTTCTTGAACACTGGAGCATAATACAATCTCATTCAATTCAATGGAATACGTAAAATACCAGGAAAATTCGCCTCCTGAAAACTCCTAATCGGTTTCGGGACATCGTATCCTTCCACCCTAATATCACGTCTCTCTCTATAAATCTTAACCTCAGACTCCGTCATTACACGCACAGAAGGACACTCGGTGTAGAAATTCTTTTCAAAAGGGACCAAATTGCCAAAATTCTGACTCGGAAGGACAATGTTATCCAAATCCCCTCTTGAGGAACCAGCACCACCTCGTCCACCCCCTCTTCCACCACCACGGCCGTCAAATCCCGTCCCTCCACCACGTCCACCTCCAAAACCAATATTCCCACCAGTTCTTCTCCCACCCCTCTCCGAATCAAACATCCTCCTACCACCACCGCTGCTACTGAaaccaccaccaccaccgcGGCCAATATTAAACGGTCCTGCAGGAGGCTGAAATCGAGGGAGACCATTGACGCCTCCAGCATTAGCTAAAGCACCTCCACCACCTCTTTCACGGCCATAATATGGAGCTGGAGGAGGTTGGTAGCCTTTGTACAAGGATTCACGCCCTGCTATTGACGGTGGCGCAGCAGGCTGAAAACCCACTAGGTCACTGGGGATTTAAAATCAAAAAACACCCAGAAAAATGGAGAGAGATCAGAAGCACCATAGAGaaatcaagaagaaaaaaaaagagagagattcAAAATAGGAATATTACCTTCGACGGTCGCGGTAGGAATTGGGATCGGCGTATCTATGGTCATAAGGATTCATGACTGGGAAATACGTTATGGGATTTGGAAAGTAGAAGAAACGGAGTACACTGCTTCAATGGTGGAATTGAAAAGGGAAGATACCTGACCGGTGGTCGCCTTCAGAGTTCCTCACTATTCCGGTTCGAGTTATTCAAGATTCGCGCGACGAAGAAGAAGGGTTCATGTTTAGAGATGAGAACAAAAGATAAATGAAATTATTCGGTCGGTGCCAATGATGATGGGCTTCAAGGCCCGATATGAATGGGTCGCTGGCTCAAGGTTCGAATTCAATGATATCCAAAATTTAGGCCCATTTGTCAGATggaatatgaaaaaaaaatgaaaatggaataGGTGCAAAATggagcaattatattcaaaataattaagtatataacaacatttttaaaaaattacaaatatagcaaaatttgtcaaaatctatcaatgatatgagtctatcatcgatagaccatgtagcaaatgttggtctatcaccgatagattttgctatatttacaatttttttaaaaatgttgctacatatttaataattattctaacaattgttatccattctaattacccAATATAGTGAAATTTATCGAATTCTATCGCTAATAGAttatattgcaaatatattttactatatttataattttttaaaaattttgtaatatacttaattattatttctaagATTTCATTCTAATTAcccatttgaaaatttaagaactAATTTGTATTTAAATAGAGGGAAGGATTGAAGTTTTTAGATGAGGCTTATCTTTGTATTATGAAGAAAAGTGAAGAGAAGTTGGAAAAGACTTTGCAAACTTTTGGAAGAATCATTATTGGCAGCATGTGCCACCCCTACAATCATATATATTCTATATTGGCCCCATGATAAGGATGGAATGTTAGAACGATCAATTGTTTTAAGTTATTTTGATAGGTACCTACTTTTAAATTCTTGCTCCCAACCTTTCGTTCTTCTACATTATTATATCGAAAGATtattttaatacttttttttgttataatagtatgtgtttggagtACTGACTGTTTTCATTAAGATTTTAAATGTAAGAAAACAAAATCGATTAAAAGATAACGGTAGGTATGTTGAAGATATTCGTCAAATTTTTCACTTTGAGAGAAGCAAAGTCAAAAGAATTTCTTTGGTTTTTTCACCTCCTTTGTTTGACTTAACCAAAGACACGCACAACAacgaaggaagaagaaagaaaaagaaaagcaaatgTTGACATAACAATGTCTATGGCAGCAGGCCCATGATAACAAAAGAGAATCTATCCatcctctctttttttctctcttttcctttGTGGTTATGAAAGCAAGAATGTCTTTTCCTTTCTATACTTCCAACCCACTAAAAACACATTCTTGTCATTTTCGTTCTCATATCAACTCTCATTGTTCTTCGTgaccaaaagagagagagagagagtgagagagcTAAGAAATGGAAGAAGAGTTTCAAGGGAGAGCAACAGAGTTACAACTGCAATGCTACAGTGCAAGGATTATGTCCCCAGAAATCGTCGAGATTGGAGACGAAAGTAAGACGATTATCAGTAGCAGAGACGGCGGTGCAACCGATGTTTACGTTGCCGTCGGTAAAGATGATATAGATGTGCTTAAATGGGCCCTTGATCATGCTGTCTCACCCGGTTGTTGTGTCTTTCTTCTCCATGTTTTCCCTCCACTCACCTACATCCCCACACCAGGTACATCAAGACTTCtactttctttccctttctttcCATCTTCTAAGTTGTTTTTCTCGCCTAATCTAACGGTTAAGAAATCAACAATTAGAGATAAACGTAAATAACATAGAATCGACACAGAGATTTACATGATTCATTCACCATTCTAGCTATGTCCAAGGGCAGAGAGAATTTATATGGTGCATTCTTTAAATTCTAGGCctaaaatcataaataacatAATTACGGCATTTCATCACGACCGGTAAAGGATGTTTGATGCACATGGGTCATAGGgtaatgtatatattatattcCTTTTTACTCTTTTGATGATTTGTGTTCCTTTTAAGAAGTCAAACTCAAGAATAGATTGTAAGGTAAATTCTTCTTTAGATGACAGAAGAAAACTAAACTAGAAAATCTGCTGCCAGTGATCCTCTCTTCATGTGATGGAACAGAAGATTAAGTTTATGCAAGGGAAAATTTCTTTAAACACACAAGAAAAATATACGATCAAGAGAATATTAGCATAGTCATGGGGATGAAATTTATCTATGTtcatgaataattgtaaattgCAGCATTTTTACCTGCAAATTCATTTTGATTTCAGTTGGAAGATTAGCAAGAAGCCAATTGAGCCAAGAACAATTGAGAGTGTATATCAATGAAGAAAACAACAGAAGGAGAAATCTACTGCAAAAATACATCCGCTTATGCACTGATGCCAAGGTGAGACACTAAACACAACACAAACACAGTGGTGACATGTCGTTTCTTTTAAAGTTTAGGACACGGTCATGGTCACGACAATGACACATCTATTGAaagatattatttttataacGTTGAAAATTTAAAGTAGTTTGATGTATTTCACAACCAAATTCAAAGTAGTTTATTCAAGAAGATTCTATGCATGTCTAACACATGTTACACTAAAAATATCGGAGCGTCCATGTGTTAACATAAATACATCAGCCGACTAGATTGTTCCATACTTTAAAACATGTCGAAACCTTAACCTTTGTGTTTGAAATCCGGATGTCTCAGGTGACAGTGGACACATTGCTTCTGGAGGGCAACACGACAGCCAAAGCAATCCTTCAACTAATTCCAGTGCTCAATATCACCAATTTGGTCATAGGGACCAAAAAGCCACTTTCCACAAAGTTTGGagctttcatttttttcaatccaTTTTTGGGGGTTTATTTTCTTCAAATACCCATCTGATTAGTGCAATTTCTTGATAGGCTACTGGGAAAAAGAATGACAAAAGGAGAGTTTGTGAAAAAGAATGCACCAGAATATTGCGAGGTTACCATTGTTTATGAAGGGAAGAAAGTGAACGAGTGTCAACAGGAAATGGGGTTGCTTCCTTCTTCTAAAGTTTCTGATTTTCGACAGCGGCGGTCCGGGAAGAACTTGTTTGAGTGTGTTTGCTTGTCAAGCAAGTCGAGTTGCGATTAACAGGTTGTAGGTCCTGTTAAGGCAATGAAGAACACAACAAAGAAGAGGATCACCACcaattttactttaatttttgGCTTTGTTTGTATAAATCAATTGACATTGTGATGAAGAAGGCTAAAAAGAATCCCAAATGAGCTAGCTTTAAGTGCAAGATCCCTGTATAATTTATTACTCCCATACCAATCCCCCCTTCTCCTTTCGACAGAAATTTTTTAGTAAAAAGGAATCTGCCTCGTTACAAACTAATTGCTTTTCATATAGGGAACAAACTTTCTTATCTAAAGAAGAAAGAACTAAAGAATAAAGAACAAAGAAACAGCAGAGCAAAGTCACAAGGTCAATAGAACTTAACAAAGGTTACACCACCAAGCCCCTGAGTAGCGGAAAAGGTTGGATCTCATATCTTCTTCTGTGCCGCTTTAGCCATCTTTTCATCGAGATTGCTTTAAGACGACAAAGACTGAAGAAGAAGATTATGAAATGTAATTCCATACTCAAAATGTACAGAGAAAGAACATGAAATGTATTTTAGAGGAAGGCCTAACTTCAAAGGTACGAATGGTATCTCTTATACAAACTCGTTCTAACACAAAGCGAGGGGATCAAAACAGGAAGATCGGCTGTCGAAGACGATGAAAGTGTCTATACATGAAGGAAGGCTTTTGAGCACTTACAAAATCAATTCATAAGCTTCAGAATTTGTCTCTTTGGCATCAAtatcaaaatctttccttttgTAGAAATAGTAAAATCTTCCATCTCCTGACCTTTCTTTGCAAAGATTCAATAGAGACGGCTTCATTATATGTAATCACATATCAACATCTTGAGTGTCGTCAACCATGCCACTGGCCAATCCCGATAAAAGCTCAACCGACTCCTCTGATGGTTGTTCTCCGATCAAAACTGCCACCACCTCTCTCATTGTGGGCCGGCGTTCAGGGTTCGGATGACAACAAGCTAAACCAAGCTTCAACATCAATTCAATCTCTTCAACCTCATACTCCTCTCTGATTCTCGAGTCCGCCGCCGCAATCAACCGGCCGGCAGAGTAAAGATCTCTCACCCAATCAATGAGCAccatttcttcttcctccgCCGCCAACTCAATCGGCCGTCGCCCACACACAACTTCAAGAACCACAACCCCAAAACTATAAACATCGCTAGCCGCTGTTGGAGTAGCCACCGTCGCAATCTCCGGCGCCAAATACCCCAAAGTCCCAACAACTCGAGTGGTGTTCGGAGTTTCGCCGTGTTGGTATAACTTCGCCAGCCCAAAATCGCCGACTCTGCCTCTCATTTCTGAATCTAACAACACGTTGCTCGATTTTATGTCTCTGTGAATCACCACCTGATCCCAACCATGATGGAGATAGTTCAAACCTTCTGCAACGTCGGCGAGTACACGGCGGCGCTGCTTCCAGCTGAGTAGCGTTGTGGGTTTGTCAAATATCCACCGGTTAAGACTTCCATTCGGCATATAATCATAAACCAAcattaattcatttttttttcggCACCATCCTCGCATTTGAACTAGATTCTTATGTTGAAGCCTACCCATACTTGAGATTTCTGCCATGAATTCCTTTAACCCCTGTTTTGAATCGTGATTTACACATTTAACGGCGATTTCCGTGTGGTTTGGTAAAGTTCCTTTGAATACCTTTCCAAATCCGCCGTATCCCAACAGATTTTCATCGGAAAATTTATCAGTAGCTTGTGAAAGCTCCTCGTTGGAGAATCTATGAGGCCAATATTCAAGTTCCCAGTCCTcaatttcatcatcttcttcttttgctCTGTTCTTTCGCCAGTACCAAAAAAACCCAAATCCAGAAACTATGATCACAAACAGAACACAGCCAATTACAATACCGGCAACAGATCCTGGCGACAAAGGAGATGGTGGTGATTCTCTCATAAACACGGGGAAATTTGTGGTGTTAATGTCTCTAGCAACCCCAGTGTCACTAA
The sequence above is drawn from the Cucumis melo cultivar AY chromosome 2, USDA_Cmelo_AY_1.0, whole genome shotgun sequence genome and encodes:
- the LOC103502376 gene encoding L-type lectin-domain containing receptor kinase S.1, which produces MVADMEPRHQRRPLLQLLQLCIFFLFFFSSYAVDFLFNSFSNESNGTDFILISDARFDSPVIRLNNDSNQNSIGRVFYHTKLIMKPTSNSSTISSFSTSFVFSILLEVATSPGFGLAFVLSNSTSPPGVIAGQYFGLFTNSTTHVVAPLLAVEFDTGRNTEFNDPDDSHIGIDLNSVLSSKIHGAGYFDSNGQFIPIQMRNGQNLRAWIEFDGANFEINVTIAPIGIPRPSIPTLSFRDPLIANYVSTEMFVGFSASKTKWVEAQRILAWSFSDTGVARDINTTNFPVFMRESPPSPLSPGSVAGIVIGCVLFVIIVSGFGFFWYWRKNRAKEEDDEIEDWELEYWPHRFSNEELSQATDKFSDENLLGYGGFGKVFKGTLPNHTEIAVKCVNHDSKQGLKEFMAEISSMGRLQHKNLVQMRGWCRKKNELMLVYDYMPNGSLNRWIFDKPTTLLSWKQRRRVLADVAEGLNYLHHGWDQVVIHRDIKSSNVLLDSEMRGRVGDFGLAKLYQHGETPNTTRVVGTLGYLAPEIATVATPTAASDVYSFGVVVLEVVCGRRPIELAAEEEEMVLIDWVRDLYSAGRLIAAADSRIREEYEVEEIELMLKLGLACCHPNPERRPTMREVVAVLIGEQPSEESVELLSGLASGMVDDTQDVDM
- the LOC103502377 gene encoding DEAD-box ATP-dependent RNA helicase 30 isoform X3 — protein: MNPYDHRYADPNSYRDRRSDLVGFQPAAPPSIAGRESLYKGYQPPPAPYYGRERGGGGALANAGGVNGLPRFQPPAGPFNIGRGGGGGFSSSGGGRRMFDSERGGRRTGGNIGFGGGRGGGTGFDGRGGGRGGGRGGAGSSRGDLDNIVLPSQNFGNLVPFEKNFYTECPSVRVMTESEVKIYRERRDIRVEGYDVPKPIRSFQEANFPAYCLDVIAKLGFVEPTPIQAQGWPMALKGRDLIGIAETGSGKTLAYLLPALIHISAQPRLSHGEGPIVLVLAPTRELAVQIQQEATKFGLRANIRSTCVYGGAPKGPQIRDLKNGVEIVIATPGRLIDMLEAGHTNLRRVTYLVLDEADRMLDMGFEPQIRTIVSQIRPDRQTLYWSATWPREVEKLARQFLRNAYKVIIGSSDLKANQSINQVVEVLPEAEKYRRLIKLLVEVMDGSRILIFVETKKGCDKVTRQLRMDGWPALSIHGDKKQAERDLVLSEFKSGRNPIMTATDVAARGLAWLTHSLMHCWYGSRRGDSCYLSLQS
- the LOC103502377 gene encoding DEAD-box ATP-dependent RNA helicase 30 isoform X5; protein product: MNPYDHRYADPNSYRDRRSDLVGFQPAAPPSIAGRESLYKGYQPPPAPYYGRERGGGGALANAGGVNGLPRFQPPAGPFNIGRGGGGGFSSSGGGRRMFDSERGGRRTGGNIGFGGGRGGGTGFDGRGGGRGGGRGGAGSSRGDLDNIVLPSQNFGNLVPFEKNFYTECPSVRVMTESEVKIYRERRDIRVEGYDVPKPIRSFQEANFPAYCLDVIAKLGFVEPTPIQAQGWPMALKGRDLIGIAETGSGKTLAYLLPALIHISAQPRLSHGEGPIVLVLAPTRELAVQIQQEATKFGLRANIRSTCVYGGAPKGPQIRDLKNGVEIVIATPGRLIDMLEAGHTNLRRVTYLVLDEADRMLDMGFEPQIRTIVSQIRPDRQTLYWSATWPREVEKLARQFLRNAYKVIIGSSDLKANQSINQVVEVLPEAEKYRRLIKLLVEVMDGSRILIFVETKKGCDKVTRQLRMDGWPALSIHGDKKQAERDLVLSEFKSGRNPIMTATDVAARGLG
- the LOC103502377 gene encoding DEAD-box ATP-dependent RNA helicase 30 isoform X2, yielding MNPYDHRYADPNSYRDRRSDLVGFQPAAPPSIAGRESLYKGYQPPPAPYYGRERGGGGALANAGGVNGLPRFQPPAGPFNIGRGGGGGFSSSGGGRRMFDSERGGRRTGGNIGFGGGRGGGTGFDGRGGGRGGGRGGAGSSRGDLDNIVLPSQNFGNLVPFEKNFYTECPSVRVMTESEVKIYRERRDIRVEGYDVPKPIRSFQEANFPAYCLDVIAKLGFVEPTPIQAQGWPMALKGRDLIGIAETGSGKTLAYLLPALIHISAQPRLSHGEGPIVLVLAPTRELAVQIQQEATKFGLRANIRSTCVYGGAPKGPQIRDLKNGVEIVIATPGRLIDMLEAGHTNLRRVTYLVLDEADRMLDMGFEPQIRTIVSQIRPDRQTLYWSATWPREVEKLARQFLRNAYKVIIGSSDLKANQSINQVVEVLPEAEKYRRLIKLLVEVMDGSRILIFVETKKGCDKVTRQLRMDGWPALSIHGDKKQAERDLVLSEFKSGRNPIMTATDVAARGLGRITTCQVKGEGNPIHYTLKICKSSVPMGR
- the LOC103502377 gene encoding DEAD-box ATP-dependent RNA helicase 20 isoform X1 produces the protein MNPYDHRYADPNSYRDRRSDLVGFQPAAPPSIAGRESLYKGYQPPPAPYYGRERGGGGALANAGGVNGLPRFQPPAGPFNIGRGGGGGFSSSGGGRRMFDSERGGRRTGGNIGFGGGRGGGTGFDGRGGGRGGGRGGAGSSRGDLDNIVLPSQNFGNLVPFEKNFYTECPSVRVMTESEVKIYRERRDIRVEGYDVPKPIRSFQEANFPAYCLDVIAKLGFVEPTPIQAQGWPMALKGRDLIGIAETGSGKTLAYLLPALIHISAQPRLSHGEGPIVLVLAPTRELAVQIQQEATKFGLRANIRSTCVYGGAPKGPQIRDLKNGVEIVIATPGRLIDMLEAGHTNLRRVTYLVLDEADRMLDMGFEPQIRTIVSQIRPDRQTLYWSATWPREVEKLARQFLRNAYKVIIGSSDLKANQSINQVVEVLPEAEKYRRLIKLLVEVMDGSRILIFVETKKGCDKVTRQLRMDGWPALSIHGDKKQAERDLVLSEFKSGRNPIMTATDVAARGLDVKDIKCVINYDFPSSLEDYVHRIGRTGRAGAKGTAFTFFTHENAKHARDLIKILREAGQIVTPALSTLASSSGFGGSGAKFRPQGHRGGFGHRTMVSGSNAIPLGLATRPR
- the LOC103502377 gene encoding DEAD-box ATP-dependent RNA helicase 30 isoform X4 encodes the protein MNPYDHRYADPNSYRDRRSDLVGFQPAAPPSIAGRESLYKGYQPPPAPYYGRERGGGGALANAGGVNGLPRFQPPAGPFNIGRGGGGGFSSSGGGRRMFDSERGGRRTGGNIGFGGGRGGGTGFDGRGGGRGGGRGGAGSSRGDLDNIVLPSQNFGNLVPFEKNFYTECPSVRVMTESEVKIYRERRDIRVEGYDVPKPIRSFQEANFPAYCLDVIAKLGFVEPTPIQAQGWPMALKGRDLIGIAETGSGKTLAYLLPALIHISAQPRLSHGEGPIVLVLAPTRELAVQIQQEATKFGLRANIRSTCVYGGAPKGPQIRDLKNGVEIVIATPGRLIDMLEAGHTNLRRVTYLVLDEADRMLDMGFEPQIRTIVSQIRPDRQTLYWSATWPREVEKLARQFLRNAYKVIIGSSDLKANQSINQVVEVLPEAEKYRRLIKLLVEVMDGSRILIFVETKKGCDKVTRQLRMDGWPALSIHGDKKQAERDLVLSEFKSGRNPIMTATDVAARGLGRITTCQVF
- the LOC103502375 gene encoding U-box domain-containing protein 33-like, encoding MEEEFQGRATELQLQCYSARIMSPEIVEIGDESKTIISSRDGGATDVYVAVGKDDIDVLKWALDHAVSPGCCVFLLHVFPPLTYIPTPVGRLARSQLSQEQLRVYINEENNRRRNLLQKYIRLCTDAKVTVDTLLLEGNTTAKAILQLIPVLNITNLVIGTKKPLSTKLLGKRMTKGEFVKKNAPEYCEVTIVYEGKKVNECQQEMGLLPSSKVSDFRQRRSGKNLFECVCLSSKSSCD